In Candidatus Effluviviaceae Genus V sp., the genomic window ATGCGCTGACGCTCGAGTGGGACCAGCGCATCGCGATGGAGACTGCCTTCGACTACGGCTACGTCGACGTCTCGACGGACGACCGGAAGACATGGACGACGGTCTACCACGTCACGAACCCCGGTTTCTTCGGCCAGCCCGGGGACTCAAAGGACTGGGACGATCCGACCTACGGTCACCCCGTCATCGCTCTCGACGAGTACGCCGGCGCGATCGTGGACCTCAGATACCGTTTCGAGTCGGACGGTGCGTACTCCTCGCAGGACCAGTACGACAACCCCCCGCATCATTCCGTCAGGGACGGCGCCTGGCAGCTCGACAACATCGAGTGGAAGGTGAACGGAACGAGGATCTGGTTCGACGACTGCGAGGCGCCGGGAGACAACGGCTGGGTGCACGACGACATCCCGGCCGCCGGGCAGACCGGCGTTGTCTACGAACGGCACGAGTTCGAGGATCTCGGAGCACCGGGCGACCCGCGCTCGGGCTGGATGATGGCGGCGATCGACACGGCGACCGGGACGACGGTCGACGATGGGTTCACCGCGCTCATCAGCCCTCCTATCGATGTCGGAGGCGAGAGCGCGCTCGTCGCACAGTGGACGGTCTACGTCGATCTGCCGTCCGGGATCGGAGCGCTCAGGGTCTTCGGGAGCGAGTATCCGGAGTGCTACACCGAGTCCGGGGGCGGCGGCTTCGATGAGTACGACTACTACGACCAGTGGGGATGGGTCAGCGTGACCGACGACTGGAGCGCGCTCGCCGGTGACCCGCCCTGGTGGCTCCATGTCATCCTGACGCAGAGCACCGACGCGGGACCTCACGGCGCCGGTCTGGTGCTCGACCGGTTCCGGGTCGGCGTGCCGATCGAGACCGGTGTACCCGACATGGAGTCTGCGCCGCGTCTCACCGTCCACCCGAACCCGTTCAACCCGAGGGCGACCGTCGAGTACACGGTGCCGTCCGCCGGTCGGGTAACGCTCGCGGTCTACGATCTCGCCGGCCGCCTCGTCGCGACGCTCGTGGACGATGAGCGCGGGCCCGGTCCCCACGAGGCGACGTGGAACGGCACGACCGACGGTGGCGCCCGCGCCGCGAGCGGCGTCTACTTCGTGAAGCTCACGACGAAGACGACCGAGGCGACGGAGCGGCTGGTGCTGCTGAAGTGACGAAGACACGATGGGCGGAACCGGCGCGGGCTCTCCGGGGCCCGCGCCATCGTCTTGGATGGGCCCCACGATCCGCGGTAGAATGGACCCATGGGCCTGACAGTCATCGAACGCTGGATCCGGGAGCATCTGAATCCCGAAGAGTCGACGTCCGCCGCGCTCCTCTATGAGCGGATGGAGTCGCAGTCGGGTGGGTCGCTTCCGGTCATCTACCGGCCGCTCGATCCCATGCGTCCCGGCGACTGGCACGACGAGGCGCTCTGCGGCGCATTCGCCTACGCGATGGACGGCGCGGACCGCGTCCTTGACCTCGGTCCCGGCGACGGCTGGCCGTCGCTCCGGATTGCGCACGCGGTCGGGGAGATCGTCGGCATCGACCCGTCGCCGCGGCGCGTGGGGGTGCAGCGGGAGAATGCGAGGCGCCTCGGCGTCCGGAACGCGCGGTTCATGGAGATGAACGCGCTCGACCTCGCCTTCGAGGACGCGGGATTCGACGGCGTTGTCGCGGCGTCGGTCCTCGAGCAGACGGGCGATCCGGATCGGGCGCTTCATGAGGTCTTCCGCGTTCTCCGGCCCGGCGGCGTGTTCATGATGGTCTTCGAGGACTACGCTGCCTGCTTCGCCTCAGACGACGGCGACGAGGCGCTCTGGTTCGAGCCGGACGACGAGCCGGTGCTCTTCTACGTCGTACGCGAGAAGGAGCCGCCGAGCGAGCGGTGGTACGCGTTCTTCGTGAACGGGCCAGGCGAGAAGCTGGCGACGCTCACACCGACCCCAGAGCGCATGCGGGGCTTGGAGCGCGGGGCGTCCGGCCCTCCGCCTCCGCCCTGGGCGGGCGTTGACTTCTTTGAGGAACTCCGTCGCTCGATCACCCGCACGGCGACCTATTGCCTCGAGCACCTGTCGAGCGAGACCCTGACCGACCGCCTTGAGCGCGTCGGGTTTGCGGATGCGGTGTTCTTCGACCATCGTATGGAACCCGTGAGGAGGTTCGTGTGCGGCGCGCAGGAGTCAGGAACGCTGCCGCGCCTCGCGCCGATGTTCGAGTCGATCTGCCGGACGCTCGGTCAGGCGGCCGTCGACGGCGCGGGTTCTCCGCCGGGGGATGTCGTCATCACGAGAAGGCCGGGAGGAGCGAGTGGCTGAGCCGAGGGACGTTCCCGAGTCCGCCGTCTTCTGGGAGCGCCGGTTCGTCGAGCGTCTCTCGGAGGGGCTGCCGGACGAATGGCGAACATCCGTCTTCGACGGCGACAGCGCGCTGGCGGCCCGGTTCCTCGAGGAACTCGAGCCAGGGGCGAGCGTTCTCGATTTCGGGTGTGGGTTCGGAAGGAACTCCCTCGGCCTGGCGGAGCGCGGGTTCCAGGTGCTGGCCTGCGACCTGGCCGAATCTGCGGTCGAGCACTGCATCGAGCAGGCGGACAGGGAGGGCCTCGAGGTCGAGCGCGTGCGCTGTCGCGAAGCGACGCTGGAGCTTCCCGACGAGGCGGTCGACGGCGTCCTGGCCTGGAGTGTGCTCGATCACGTACGGCTCGCGGACGCGGAGCGCATCGCGAGGGAACTCGGGCGCGTGGCTCGCGACGACGCGCTCCTCCTTTTCTCGTTCGATGAGGACCGGTCCGACGACCCTGAGTCGGTCGGGGAGGAGCTGGACGACGGGACGTTCCGGTACACCAGGGGGCGGCGGCGCGGCATGCTCTTCCGACCCTACACGAACGCGGAGATCAAGGGCCTCTTCGAGCGCGAGTGGAAGGAGCTTGGGTTCGAAGGCCCTGACATGACGGTCCATCGCCGCGGGCTCATGCGGCGCAGGCTGCGTCGGAGTGAGTCGCGCGAGGCCTGACGCGGCAGACCGTGCCGAATCCGAATCGCCCGACGGACATCGTAGAGGTGTGGCTTCAGGGCAGCGGAGAGAGAGCAACAGGAGGGAGCTGTGCCGATCTTTGAGTATCGCTGTGAGACGTGCGGTGAGGAGTTCGAGGAGATCCTCTCGTCCGAGAACCGCGACAGGCCCCAGACCTGTCCGAAGTGCGGGTCGAAGCGCTCGAAGCGCCTGATGTCGGCCTTTGCCGGTGGGGCGAGCTGCGGTTCCTGCTCCACGCCGAAGCCGACGTGAGGTGTCTGACCGAGCCCGCGTGACGGGCGGATGGGACGAACGACCGCAAGCCCGGTGGCAGACGCCGCCGGGCTTCCTCATAAACGGCAGCTCATATATGCCCTCATCGGCCGTTGATACGCTCGGATGAGCGTGCTATACTGATGATGTGCAGCTCTGACAAAAGGCGGCGCCGGATGCGGACGACCGCCCGCCACGACCCGCACCGATACCTCCCCGGGTCCTCGGAGAAGGGAGGAATCATGAGAACAACAGCTATCGCTGCAATACTCGTCACACTCCTCATCCCGCTCAGCTCCCCGGCCAACCCCGGACCCGACGTCTACTGGTTCGACGACATGGAGAGCGGAGAGGGTGAGTGGACGCACGAGGACCTCACGGCCCTTCTGGTGACGAAGTTCCACATCGACCCGTACATGGCGTACGACGATCCTGCCTTCGAGGAGGACCTCTCCTGGTGGTGCGGGACCTTCGAATACGACGCTGACGGAGGCTACGGCAACGCGTGGGATCAACGACTCGATCTCCCGACGATCCAGGTCAACGAGGTCTCGGTCGAGGACGCGACCTGGGGCAGTCTCAAGGCCAGGTATCTTGCCGGAGGCGGGACACGCGAGCCTGTCGTACGTGAGGCCCCGCGCGGCGCTCTCCCGGTGCTCACGTTCGCGTACCGTTACGACTCGGAGCCCAGCTACGACTACACGTACGTCCAGGTCGACAGCGGCGGGGTCTGGGTGACGCTGAACGGCTCTGGTTGGGACGGCTCAAGC contains:
- a CDS encoding zinc ribbon domain-containing protein; translation: MPIFEYRCETCGEEFEEILSSENRDRPQTCPKCGSKRSKRLMSAFAGGASCGSCSTPKPT
- a CDS encoding methyltransferase domain-containing protein, with the protein product MSSSREGREERVAEPRDVPESAVFWERRFVERLSEGLPDEWRTSVFDGDSALAARFLEELEPGASVLDFGCGFGRNSLGLAERGFQVLACDLAESAVEHCIEQADREGLEVERVRCREATLELPDEAVDGVLAWSVLDHVRLADAERIARELGRVARDDALLLFSFDEDRSDDPESVGEELDDGTFRYTRGRRRGMLFRPYTNAEIKGLFEREWKELGFEGPDMTVHRRGLMRRRLRRSESREA
- a CDS encoding methyltransferase domain-containing protein, which encodes MGLTVIERWIREHLNPEESTSAALLYERMESQSGGSLPVIYRPLDPMRPGDWHDEALCGAFAYAMDGADRVLDLGPGDGWPSLRIAHAVGEIVGIDPSPRRVGVQRENARRLGVRNARFMEMNALDLAFEDAGFDGVVAASVLEQTGDPDRALHEVFRVLRPGGVFMMVFEDYAACFASDDGDEALWFEPDDEPVLFYVVREKEPPSERWYAFFVNGPGEKLATLTPTPERMRGLERGASGPPPPPWAGVDFFEELRRSITRTATYCLEHLSSETLTDRLERVGFADAVFFDHRMEPVRRFVCGAQESGTLPRLAPMFESICRTLGQAAVDGAGSPPGDVVITRRPGGASG
- a CDS encoding T9SS type A sorting domain-containing protein, with the protein product MRALTLVLVLGAVLALPLTAPAADTLWIFDADFEDVLGDNAGWTSEDRSGTLGITNYWHKDTIRINGFAHLGDSTWWCGTVNPCWRQSRGYGNDWTCSLERRFLEVEVLSDPGDALTLEWDQRIAMETAFDYGYVDVSTDDRKTWTTVYHVTNPGFFGQPGDSKDWDDPTYGHPVIALDEYAGAIVDLRYRFESDGAYSSQDQYDNPPHHSVRDGAWQLDNIEWKVNGTRIWFDDCEAPGDNGWVHDDIPAAGQTGVVYERHEFEDLGAPGDPRSGWMMAAIDTATGTTVDDGFTALISPPIDVGGESALVAQWTVYVDLPSGIGALRVFGSEYPECYTESGGGGFDEYDYYDQWGWVSVTDDWSALAGDPPWWLHVILTQSTDAGPHGAGLVLDRFRVGVPIETGVPDMESAPRLTVHPNPFNPRATVEYTVPSAGRVTLAVYDLAGRLVATLVDDERGPGPHEATWNGTTDGGARAASGVYFVKLTTKTTEATERLVLLK